A stretch of Aeromicrobium tamlense DNA encodes these proteins:
- a CDS encoding LysR family transcriptional regulator produces MLDLRQLAVLRAIRETGSLAGAARQLHYSQPTIAHHLRGLESHLQASLVTRGPRGATLTEQGELFLGYARSVLDTLDEGVVRVAESKTPSVRRVGTFRTAGALLLAPAISRLRREGRLRSEIELVHGPLREHLVNVKQGASDCAIVYSFEPLRTDAEDGLEIRTLALDPYQLWVHRDHPAARKQTTIDLRSLAGDHWIGRQRAGEADDSALEALGRRYGFTPRVNLREDDYAIVTAFLSSGGVALLPSLYQPAESSVVKLKTVQELGHRYISFVCCAGERDEGIGHIGDALADVLAAKIASKDLRAPG; encoded by the coding sequence ATGCTTGACCTACGGCAGTTGGCAGTTCTCCGTGCCATCAGGGAAACCGGTTCGCTCGCAGGCGCAGCTCGACAGCTGCATTACTCCCAGCCGACCATTGCGCACCACCTCCGTGGACTTGAGTCGCATCTGCAGGCGTCCCTGGTCACAAGAGGGCCTCGCGGGGCGACGCTGACCGAGCAGGGTGAGCTCTTCCTCGGGTACGCGCGGTCGGTGCTGGACACCCTCGACGAGGGCGTGGTGAGGGTGGCCGAGTCGAAAACTCCGTCGGTGCGGCGAGTGGGCACCTTTAGGACGGCCGGGGCCCTCCTCCTGGCGCCGGCCATTAGCCGGCTGCGTCGCGAGGGGCGTCTGCGCTCGGAGATCGAATTGGTGCACGGGCCACTGCGCGAGCACCTCGTCAACGTCAAGCAGGGTGCCTCTGACTGTGCGATCGTCTATTCGTTCGAGCCGTTGCGCACGGACGCGGAGGACGGTCTCGAAATCCGTACCCTGGCGCTCGACCCCTATCAACTTTGGGTGCATCGCGACCACCCAGCAGCGCGAAAGCAGACGACCATCGACCTGCGATCGCTGGCCGGCGACCATTGGATCGGCCGCCAGCGTGCCGGAGAGGCGGACGACAGCGCGCTGGAAGCACTCGGTCGGCGGTACGGCTTCACGCCGCGGGTGAACCTGCGCGAGGATGATTATGCGATCGTCACGGCGTTCCTCTCATCAGGTGGCGTCGCACTGCTGCCCAGTCTGTATCAGCCGGCTGAGTCCTCCGTGGTGAAGTTGAAGACGGTCCAGGAACTCGGACACCGATACATCAGTTTCGTTTGCTGCGCAGGAGAGCGGGACGAGGGGATCGGCCACATCGGCGACGCCCTGGCAGACGTCCTTGCCGCGAAGATCGCCTCCAAGGACCTGCGAGCGCCTGGGTAG
- a CDS encoding amino acid ABC transporter permease, whose amino-acid sequence MIEDWIAWFPELLDGLQISLTVALASIVLGLVLGTLVALASVSGHRPVRWLSVALVEVLRGVPALVLIYLVYFGLPGVGLTLEAWTAAVLAIGVNTAAYMGEIIRAGLLHLPPGQSEAAQSLGLTRLQELRAVVLPQALRTVFPSLVSYSVIVFQATSLCYLIGVRELLSVGFSIGSVTFEYLSVLTLVGLIYVVVSIAGSRLAHAVEARSKQKTSIPRS is encoded by the coding sequence ATGATCGAAGACTGGATCGCGTGGTTCCCCGAGCTCCTCGACGGCCTGCAGATCAGCCTGACCGTGGCCCTCGCCTCCATCGTCCTTGGACTGGTCCTAGGAACGCTGGTCGCGCTGGCTTCGGTGAGCGGGCATCGGCCCGTCCGGTGGCTCTCCGTCGCGCTCGTCGAGGTGCTCCGGGGTGTCCCGGCGCTCGTGCTGATCTATCTCGTGTACTTCGGCCTTCCGGGCGTGGGCCTGACCCTCGAAGCCTGGACCGCCGCCGTGCTGGCCATCGGCGTGAACACCGCGGCCTACATGGGCGAGATCATTCGCGCGGGGCTGCTCCACCTACCGCCGGGCCAGTCCGAAGCCGCCCAGAGTCTTGGGCTCACTCGCCTGCAGGAACTGCGCGCGGTCGTGCTGCCGCAAGCACTCAGGACGGTGTTCCCTTCCTTGGTGAGCTACTCGGTGATCGTCTTCCAGGCGACCTCACTGTGCTACCTGATCGGCGTCCGAGAGCTCCTCTCCGTGGGCTTCTCAATCGGTTCGGTGACGTTCGAGTACCTCAGTGTGCTGACCCTGGTCGGCCTCATCTACGTCGTCGTCTCGATCGCAGGGTCGCGTCTGGCCCATGCCGTCGAGGCACGCAGCAAGCAGAAGACGTCCATCCCACGCAGTTGA
- a CDS encoding NADPH-dependent F420 reductase: protein MNIRTIGLIGSGHIGTVVARLSIAAGYQVVLSNSRGAASLTELVRNLGPMARATTAPEAARAGDIVVVAVPLKAYDNLPVDALDGKIVIDANNYYPERDGIVETIRDGLQSTSELLQQRLAGASVVKAFNNIFFRALEALAEPAHKEERSSLPIFGDDPDAKAAVIDYLDTIGYDALDGGDLAESWRTENGKPAYVYPYSVNRDVTQFQHVDRKTLTRLLREAVRGQGEPRTASSPR from the coding sequence GTGAACATCCGAACCATAGGCTTGATCGGAAGCGGCCACATCGGGACCGTCGTAGCCCGTCTGTCCATCGCAGCCGGCTATCAGGTCGTGCTTTCCAATTCACGGGGGGCCGCTAGCCTCACCGAACTCGTCAGAAACCTAGGCCCCATGGCTCGGGCGACCACAGCTCCTGAGGCGGCACGTGCCGGGGACATCGTCGTCGTAGCGGTACCGCTGAAGGCGTACGACAACCTGCCGGTGGACGCTCTTGACGGGAAGATCGTGATCGACGCGAACAACTACTACCCCGAGCGCGACGGGATCGTAGAGACGATCCGCGACGGGTTGCAGTCGACAAGCGAACTTCTGCAACAGCGCCTCGCAGGCGCGTCGGTCGTCAAAGCTTTCAACAACATCTTCTTCCGCGCCCTCGAAGCACTGGCGGAACCTGCGCACAAGGAGGAACGATCAAGTCTTCCGATCTTCGGGGACGACCCTGACGCCAAGGCCGCCGTCATCGACTACCTGGACACCATTGGCTACGACGCACTCGACGGAGGCGACCTCGCCGAGAGCTGGCGGACAGAGAACGGCAAGCCAGCGTATGTCTACCCCTACAGCGTCAATCGAGATGTCACCCAATTCCAACACGTGGACAGGAAGACACTTACGCGCCTCCTGAGGGAAGCAGTCCGCGGGCAGGGAGAGCCCCGCACGGCGAGTTCCCCCCGCTGA
- a CDS encoding SDR family NAD(P)-dependent oxidoreductase yields MDRIKGRVAVVTGSSSGIGRQIAMTYAREGAKVVVSDLNEAPRAEGYEGSEAATTVEAIRQAGGEASFVRCDVTSKAEIDALVDHAVETYGRLDVFVNNAGMLPARKLLHEYTEAEWEISVGVNAKGTFFGMQAAVRQFLSQGNGGVIVNIVSTGGLQGHPGVSVYNAAKGAAAQLTKCAAVEYGPEQIRINGICPTNVQTALMRDSYDNPESSEAFTSTLPLQRWGRPTDIADLALFLASDESSFIHGALVPIDGGEILGRYSV; encoded by the coding sequence ATGGACCGCATCAAGGGCCGCGTCGCTGTCGTCACCGGTTCGAGTTCGGGCATCGGTCGTCAGATCGCCATGACCTACGCCCGCGAGGGAGCCAAGGTCGTCGTCTCGGACCTGAACGAGGCGCCCCGCGCTGAGGGATACGAAGGCTCCGAGGCCGCGACAACGGTCGAGGCGATCCGCCAGGCCGGCGGCGAGGCGAGCTTCGTCCGCTGCGACGTCACCTCCAAGGCCGAGATCGACGCCCTGGTCGACCACGCCGTCGAGACCTACGGGCGTCTTGACGTGTTTGTCAACAACGCGGGCATGCTTCCCGCACGCAAGCTCCTCCACGAGTACACCGAGGCGGAGTGGGAGATCAGCGTCGGGGTCAACGCCAAGGGGACGTTCTTCGGAATGCAGGCCGCGGTCCGTCAGTTCCTCTCGCAGGGCAACGGTGGCGTCATCGTCAACATTGTGTCCACCGGCGGCCTCCAGGGCCACCCGGGAGTCTCGGTCTACAACGCGGCGAAGGGCGCCGCGGCGCAGCTCACGAAGTGCGCCGCCGTCGAGTACGGACCGGAGCAGATCCGCATCAACGGCATCTGCCCGACGAACGTCCAGACCGCCCTGATGCGCGATTCCTACGACAACCCCGAGAGCAGCGAGGCGTTCACCTCCACGCTCCCGTTGCAGCGGTGGGGCCGACCCACGGACATCGCCGATCTGGCGCTCTTCCTGGCCAGCGACGAGTCCTCGTTCATCCACGGTGCTCTCGTCCCCATCGACGGTGGCGAGATCCTCGGCCGTTACTCCGTGTGA
- a CDS encoding amino acid ABC transporter permease yields MTIDAGLGPALELLLQGIWPTLLVTACAYLIAAALGMVVALMRVSPVKALRLCGAAYVEVLRGMPSLVMVLLIYFGLSDLLPMPPMVAAITGLALVNTAYLAEYYRAGIEAVPRGQREAAEALGLTGRQVFWRIIWRQGVRVALPPSTSQAIGMLKESAVISAIGVADITFQALTAAHRGAPPIQLFAIAGGLYLCLSIPIAVLSRTVEHRMQNRTAA; encoded by the coding sequence ATGACCATCGACGCCGGCCTGGGACCCGCTCTCGAGCTCCTCCTGCAGGGAATCTGGCCGACCCTGCTGGTCACGGCGTGTGCCTATCTGATCGCCGCAGCGCTGGGCATGGTCGTCGCCCTGATGCGGGTCTCCCCCGTCAAGGCCCTGCGCCTGTGCGGCGCCGCCTACGTCGAGGTCCTGCGCGGGATGCCGTCGCTCGTCATGGTCCTGCTCATCTACTTCGGGCTCTCCGACTTGTTGCCGATGCCGCCGATGGTGGCCGCGATCACCGGTCTGGCCCTCGTCAACACGGCGTACCTGGCCGAGTACTACCGGGCGGGGATCGAGGCGGTGCCCCGCGGACAACGGGAAGCAGCTGAGGCCCTGGGGCTCACCGGACGGCAGGTCTTCTGGCGCATCATCTGGCGCCAGGGCGTCCGGGTGGCGTTGCCTCCCTCCACGAGCCAAGCCATCGGCATGTTGAAGGAGTCGGCCGTGATCTCGGCCATCGGTGTCGCCGACATCACCTTCCAAGCCCTCACCGCCGCGCACCGCGGAGCGCCACCGATCCAGCTGTTCGCCATCGCCGGCGGACTGTACCTCTGCCTCAGCATCCCGATCGCCGTGCTCTCTCGCACCGTTGAGCACCGCATGCAGAACAGGACCGCAGCATGA
- a CDS encoding amino acid ABC transporter ATP-binding protein produces the protein MSEEASAQKAGRPVISVRDLVKRYGDHTVLTGVSLDVQAGEVVAIIGPSGGGKSTFLRCMNYLEEPSKGTIAIDGVPIAANPPRATKAELLAVRRRIGMVFQSFNLFPHMTVLKNVTMAQRLVLGRSEDEAHERAVSLLDRVGVASKADALPSQCSGGQQQRVAIARALALKPVAMLFDEPTSALDPEVGVEVLSVMRELAADGMTMAVVTHELGFARNVADRVLLLADGEIVEQGTPDQVLTHPTHERTIRFLSAVMDR, from the coding sequence ATGAGTGAAGAGGCATCCGCCCAGAAAGCCGGTCGGCCCGTTATCAGCGTCCGGGACCTCGTCAAGCGGTACGGGGACCACACCGTCCTCACGGGGGTCTCCTTGGACGTCCAGGCGGGTGAGGTCGTCGCCATTATCGGCCCGAGCGGGGGCGGCAAGAGCACGTTCCTGCGCTGCATGAACTACCTGGAGGAGCCGTCTAAGGGGACGATCGCGATCGACGGCGTTCCGATCGCGGCCAACCCGCCCCGTGCTACGAAGGCAGAGCTGCTCGCGGTTCGGCGGCGGATCGGCATGGTGTTCCAGAGCTTCAACCTCTTCCCGCACATGACGGTCCTGAAGAACGTCACGATGGCGCAGCGTCTCGTGCTGGGCAGGAGCGAGGACGAGGCGCACGAGCGCGCCGTGTCGCTGCTGGACCGGGTGGGTGTGGCGAGCAAGGCCGACGCCCTGCCGTCACAGTGCTCGGGTGGCCAGCAGCAGCGCGTCGCAATCGCACGTGCGCTCGCCCTGAAGCCGGTCGCCATGCTCTTCGACGAGCCAACGTCTGCCCTCGATCCTGAGGTCGGCGTGGAGGTTCTCTCGGTGATGCGCGAACTGGCGGCCGACGGCATGACCATGGCCGTCGTCACCCACGAGCTCGGGTTCGCCCGAAATGTGGCCGACAGGGTCCTTCTCCTGGCCGACGGCGAGATCGTCGAGCAGGGCACCCCGGACCAGGTGCTGACCCATCCGACCCATGAGCGGACGATCCGGTTCCTGTCCGCCGTGATGGACCGATGA